A region of Leishmania donovani BPK282A1 complete genome, chromosome 7 DNA encodes the following proteins:
- a CDS encoding cation-transporting ATPase, putative, whose translation MPTENIVGNTMIRQLRLLRRREWYTWITVWPFTVLYVVSVVLYLYPELVWDRVTYLVHQTYIDFFHAICFPIFVFLHSFLSLFTIWSVRFRARIIYRPVAMEQLTEATDVLVETHLHKGESEIVPLHQEGEDGQPPCFVFQQRKWKLDGREGIFVKPRFPTKHSFSYYIHWEGLDKEADRTKQVDTYGLNKMEVVIPEFQDLFVDHALSPFFVFQMFCVLLWCLDEYWYYSLFTGFMMVGMECTTVYQRIRNMRTLRDMAEVPVRDIDVMRGGKRVTIKTDALLPLDIIVVPSNAPCPVDALLVKGTAVVNEATLTGESTPQLKEAPDDVDVALSVKKHARHMLFSGTQILLSNGPHETSEEGAHSRDRSKALAVVLKTGFETKQGKLLRTILHSQGRVSENSGEAFGFIGVLVVFALAASGYLLKRGLADPHRSRWKLFLSCVQIITSVVPPELPMELSLAVNTTLLALTKLQVFCTEPFRIPYAGKVDTCCFDKTGTLTTDEMLFGGVDMIDGKGLLNKLKAIPKYSEMVLATCHSLVYLDEETLAGDEMEKAAITALGYRIDSEDNILYDPKPPRDEDKEGQAKAKKGTAAPQKMYKVLLRFPFLATLRRMACVVSASDGKYIVAKGSPESIAALCESVPEDCLKIAEETAAKGYRVIALAYRSLTDAERASKETILALRRENVEKGLRFAGLAVYVCPLKKDAKETIENLEGGSHRCVIITGDSVQTAISVGKDVSMLLCKRQLVAKDAAGGGVEWVDSVSSVVQPGTSQDIIANTFQRSRRKLAPRENEWDLCVNAETISPESMQHIVETYNEHVTIWARCAPTQKEEIVTDLKKKNHIVMMAGDGTNDVGALKQAHAGIAVLNSASVAPKAENKELVVGPQPHNEPDVPADLKVPPNFKFTVVPPEPPVGTPFMQMMRWKMLEAKRKVEIKQITAWNKQLKEAEKAKADKKAAAPPPPLNGTGDSDFLMESLFNSDDENMGGPPMIKLGDASIAAPFTCRSKALTSVCDIIRLGRTTLVTTHMMYKILALNCLTQAYSMSVLHCAGVKFGEKQMILAGIILSVCFLFMSRSKPLTHLCRQRPVTKVFHPYMICTVFFQFALHLYCMMKTSWMVAEVDAATMSDMRKNYQDVEFKPTLLNSTMFLLTTLISGVTFAVNYRGEPFMQGIRKNRPMLIALIILGFVVFCFASEASPEFNEEFEITAFPTEEFRTRFTQLLLLDAVGCFVIEKASLMLFTDY comes from the coding sequence ATGCCGACCGAGAACATCGTTGGGAACACCATGATCCGGCAGCTCCGgctcctgcggcgccgtgaGTGGTACACCTGGATCACTGTGTGGCCCTTCACGGTGCTCTACGTCGTCTCCGTCGTCCTCTACCTCTACCCCGAGCTCGTCTGGGACCGTGTGACGTACCTGGTGCATCAGACGTACATCGACTTCTTTCACGCCATCTGCTTTCCCATTTTCGTCTTCCTTcactccttcctctccctcttcacgATTTGGTCCGTGCGGTTTCGCGCTCGCATCATTTATCGACCTGTGGCGATGGAGCAGCTAACAGAGGCGACGGATGTCCTGGTGGAGACGCACCTGCACAAGGGCGAGTCGGAGatcgtgccgctgcaccaggAGGGTGAAGACGGTCAGCCGCCGTGTTTTGTGTTCCAGCAGCGTAAGTGGAAGCTGGACGGGCGTGAAGGTATCTTCGTGAAGCCGCGCTTCCCCACGAAGCACAGCTTCTCCTACTATATTCACTGGGAGGGCCTCGACAAGGAGGCGGACCGCACGAAGCAGGTGGACACGTACGGGCTCAACAAGATGGAGGTGGTCATCCCCGAGTTCCAGGACCTCTTCGTCGACCATGCCCTCTCCCCGTTCTTCGTGTTTCAAATGTTTTGCGTGCTGCTCTGGTGCCTCGACGAGTACTGGTACTACTCCCTCTTCACCGGCTTCATGATGGTGGGCATGGAGTGCACGACGGTCTACCAGCGCATCCGCAACATGCGCACGCTCCGCGACATGGCGGAGGTGCCAGTACGCGACATCGACGTCATGCGTGGCGGCAAGCGCGTCACGATCAAGACCGACGCCCTGTTGCCGCTGGATATCATCGTGGTGCCGAGCAACGCCCCGTGCCCGGTTGACGCGTTGCTGGTGAAAGGCACTGCAGTGGTGAACGAGGCGACTCTGACAGGCGAGTCGACGCCGCAGCTTAAGGAAGCGCCGGATGACGTGGATGTAGCCCTCAGCGTCAAGAAGCACGCGCGGCACATGCTGTTCTCCGGCACGCAGATTCTGCTGAGCAACGGCCCTCACGAGACCTCCGAGGAGGGCGCGCACAGCCGCGACAGGAGCAAGGCACTCGCCGTCGTGCTGAAGACGGGCTTCGAGACGAAGCAAGGCAAGCTGCTGCGTACCATCCTGCACAGCCAGGGCCGGGTCAGCGAGAACAGCGGCGAGGCCTTTGGTTTCATTGGCGTGCTCGTGGTCTTCGCGCTGGCAGCCAGCGGCTACCTGCTGAAGCGTGGTCTCGCAGATCCGCACCGCAGCCGGTGGAAGCTCTTCCTGTCCTGCGTGCAGATCATCACTTCCGTGGTGCCGCCGGAGCTTCCGATGGAGCTGTCGCTGGCCGTCAACACGACTCTGCTTGCGCTGACGAAGCTGCAGGTGTTCTGCACGGAGCCGTTCCGCATCCCGTACGCTGGAAAAGTAGACACGTGCTGCTTCGACAAGACCGGCACTCTCACCACGGACGAGATGCTCTTCGGCGGTGTGGACATGATTGATGGCAAGGGGCTGCTGAACAAACTCAAGGCGATTCCGAAGTACTCGGAGATGGTGCTGGCCACGTGCCACTCCCTCGTCTACCTCGACGAAGAGACGCTGGCCGGAGATGAGATGGAGAaggccgccatcaccgccctGGGCTACCGCATCGACAGCGAGGACAACATTCTCTACGACCCCAAACCGCCCAGGGATGAGGACAAGGAGGGGCAGGCGAAGGCCAAGAAAGGgaccgcggcgccgcagaagATGTACAAGGTTCTCCTGCGCTTTCCTTTCCTCgccacgctgcgccgcatggcCTGCGTCGTCTCCGCCTCAGATGGCAAGTACATCGTCGCCAAGGGCTCGCCGGAGTCCATCGCTGCCCTGTGCGAGTCTGTCCCCGAAGACTGCCTGAAAATCGccgaggagacggcggccAAGGGGTACCGCGTCATCGCCCTTGCGTATCGCTCGCTGACAGATGCGGAGCGGGCGTCGAAGGAGACCAttcttgcgctgcgccgcgagaACGTCGAGAAGGGGCTGCGGTTCGCCGGTCTCGCTGTGTATGTTTGCCCGCTAAAGAAGGACGCCAAGGAGACGATCGAAAATTTGGAGGGTGGCAGCCACCGCTGTGTCATCATCACCGGCGACAGCGTGCAGACGGCTATCTCGGTCGGCAAGGACGTGTCGATGCTGTTGTGCAAACGCCAGCTGGTGGCGAAGGACGCGGCAGGTGGCGGAGTAGAGTGGGTGGACTCGGTGTCGAGCGTCGTGCAGCCGGGGACGTCCCAGGACATCATCGCCAACACTTTTCAACGCAGCCGTCGCAAGCTGGCGCCGCGCGAAAACGAGTGGGACCTCTGCGTGAACGCGGAGACGATCAGCCCTGAGTCGATGCAGCACATCGTAGAGACGTACAACGAGCATGTCACCATCTGGGCTCGCTGCGCTCCGACGCAGAAGGAGGAAATCGTCACAGACCTCAAGAAGAAGAACCACATCGTCATGAtggccggcgacggcacgaACGACGTTGGTGCGCTCAAGCAGGCACATGCCGGCATTGCCGTGCTGAACTCGGCCTCTGTCGCTCCCAAGGCGGAGAACAAGGAGCTGGTGGTTggcccgcagccgcacaacGAGCCGGATGTGCCGGCCGATCTGAAGGTGCCGCCGAATTTCAAGTTCACCGTCGTGCCTCCCGAACCGCCGGTGGGGACGCCGTTCATGCAGATGATGAGGTGGAAGATGctggaggcgaagcgcaAGGTGGAGATCAAGCAGATCACGGCGTGGAACAAACAGTTGAAGGAGGCGGAAAAGGCCAAGGCAGACAagaaggcggccgcgccgccaccgccgttgAATGGCACCGGCGACTCGGACTTCCTGATGGAGTCCCTCTTCAACTCGGATGACGAGAATATGGGCGGCCCGCCGATGATCAAGCTTGGCGACGCGTCCATCGCGGCGCCGTTCACGTGCCGCTCCAAAGCGCTCACCTCCGTGTGCGACATCATCCGGCTTGGCCGCACGACGCTTGTGACGACGCACATGATGTACAAGATCCTCGCCCTGAACTGCCTTACGCAGGCGTACTCCATGTCGGTGCTGCACTGCGCTGGCGTGAAGTTTGGCGAGAAGCAGATGATCTTGGCCGGCATCATCTTGTCTGTGTGCTTTCTCTTCATGTCTCGCAGCAAGCCGCTGACGCACCTGTGCCGCCAGCGGCCTGTCACGAAAGTGTTCCACCCGTACATGATCTGCACAGTCTTCTTCCAGTTTGCGCTGCACCTATACTGCATGATGAAGACGTCGTGGatggtggcggaggtggacgcgGCGACCATGAGTGACATGAGGAAGAACTACCAGGATGTCGAGTTCaagccgacgctgctgaacTCCACCATGTTCCTCCTTACCACCCTCATCTCCGGCGTCACGTTCGCGGTGAACTACCGCGGCGAGCCATTCATGCAGGGCATACGCAAAAACCGCCCCATGCTCATTGCCCTCATCATCCTCGGCTTCGTCGTCTTCTGCTTCGCCTCCGAGGCGAGCCCGGAGTTCAACGAGGAGTTCGAAATCACCGCCTTTCCCACCGAGGAGTTCCGCACGCGCTTCACGCAGCTCCTCTTGCTCGACGCCGTGGGCTGCTTTGTGATTGAGAAGGCTTCTCTGATGCTCTTCACGGACTACTGA
- a CDS encoding lipoate-protein ligase-like, giving the protein MRVQRDIAYHHCTLLVDTTHASVSRYLRPEGDYVAFETSSVGSVRSPVTSLAESGCIAGGPGAVAALKRNMADFFLAEGDRVLDAATPWELDAVKLRQSFATSRHRCENAPLFALDVVGAVAADMPFFEGEGRRPTRGDAATLGEAVRKTASKDWAYAMPSFTSTVLLSGSELRRRLKTLSVWQDVASLCSLAEEELLAVLQRCVLEGSEGLEEMAAGTEAGLHLITTVEHRLVTSVVVRRAASTTATASAVAPSSGSSGGWVQRCLSALLVGQPCDAAVEGLERTGDTTAVMQGLVHEAGSLCLDLPDLAGDAALLMVTRVLLDVWRDKNVFDIAT; this is encoded by the coding sequence ATGCGGGTGCAGCGTGACATTGCGTACCACCACTGCACACTGCTCGTggacaccacacacgcatcgGTCAGTCGCTACCTTCGCCCAGAAGGGGACTACGTGGCATTCGAGACGTCGTCGGTGGGCTCGGTGCGAAGCCCTGTCACCTCACTCGCCGAGTCGGGCTGCATCGCTGGTGGGCCgggcgccgtggcggcactCAAGAGAAACATGGCAGACTTTTTCCTAGCGGAGGGCGACCGCGTGCTGgatgcagcgacgccgtggGAGCTTGACGCGGTGAAGCTGCGGCAGAGCTTCGCCACCTCGCGACACCGCTGCGAGAACGCGCCTCTCTTTGCCCTGGACGTTGTGGGAGCTGTTGCGGCCGATATGCCCTTCTtcgagggagagggcaggCGGCCGACCCGCGGTGACGCCGCCACCCTTGGCGAGGCGGTTCGCAAGACAGCGTCGAAGGACTGGGCCTACGCGATGCCGTCGTTTACATCCACGGTGCtcctcagcggcagcgaactgcggcggcgcctgaAAACGCTTTCTGTGTGGCAGGACGTCGCATCGCTATGCTCCCTtgcggaggaggagttgctggcggtgctgcagcggtgcgtccTTGAGGGCTCGGAAGGCCTcgaggagatggcggcgggAACCGAAGCCGGATTGCACCTGATCACCACAGTCGAGCATCGTCTCGTCACGTCCGTTGTCGTGAGACGCGCGGCGTCCACGACAGCCACAGCTAGCGCTGTGGCGCCATCGAGTGGGAGCTCTGGAGGGTGGGTACAGAGGTGCCTTTCCGCTTTACTGGTCGGCCAACCTTGTgatgccgccgtcgaggGCCTGGAGCGTACTGGCGACACcacggcggtgatgcaggGCCTGGTGCACGAGGCAGGGTCACTCTGCCTCGATCTGCCCGACTTagccggcgacgcggcgctgctgatggtgaCCCGAGTGCTGCTGGATGTGTGGCGAGACAAGAATGTATTCGACATCGCGACCTAA
- a CDS encoding RNA-editing complex protein, putative, with protein sequence MRRIGVATCQRRWLASATLPRAGKCGTPWSGHSFILDTAASLTTAIREVRSTAVCCAPKDAQYQCGECGKTFRLVNALNHHIMTRHGNNAKALMKKDGRLVPVETDQLKGGAHCGAPSSSTATTSSATPAGAAAAASSSPLSGGATSPFPVHFAAPFGAAAASMGGVASSSTPPGTAPGVLQASATPVTAAAGATTASNGENGSGADGVAEEREKRMFVCTVCQKTFRLEAALQHHYQAKHNMDMPTSASSLSALVGASTTPGAGGASVSTPGEPGANGGGSAGASGGVPDVAADGTAFPANASSFGAAQYVRQQEGALPDAPQYHLDVAPNAPEEGDIAAHWRCVNICVLMGDVQEVEEGYVFEDHVLQFTVATEFATPAPGDPDMDFHTVRVYGHEFWAPLKADMQSGGRFLVTGRLCMVPQFDTQLKKYYHYPVIQVFPGSGNVVRV encoded by the coding sequence ATGCGACGGATTGGTGTGGCAACCTGTCAGCGACGGTGGCTTGCCTCAgcaacgctgccgcgcgccgGGAAATGCGGAACACCATGGTCAGGGCATAGCTTCATTCTCGATACCGCGGCGTCTCTCACAACCGCGATCCGCGAAGTGCGCTCTACGGCGGTCTGCTGCGCCCCGAAGGATGCGCAGTATCAGTGTGGCGAGTGCGGCAAAACGTTCCGCCTCGTCAACGCCCTCAATCACCACATCATGACCCGCCACGGCAACAACGCCAAGGCGCTCATGAAGAAGGACGGCAGGCTAGTCCCTGTGGAGACGGACCAGCTCAAGGGTGGGGCGCATTGTGGggccccctcctcgtccacagcgacgacgagctCGGCAACTCCGGCcggggctgccgccgcggcgtcgtcgtctccaCTGtccggcggcgccacctcaCCGTTTCCGGTGCACTTTGCCGCCCCtttcggcgccgccgccgcatccaTGGGCGGGGTGGCGTCGTCTTCCACTCCACCAGGCACCGCTCCAGGGGTGCTGCAGGCCTCCGCCACAcccgtcaccgccgcggctggcgcAACCACTGCAAGCAATGGCGAGAAcggaagcggcgccgacggggTCGctgaggagagggagaagcgcaTGTTCGTCTGCACAGTGTGCCAGAAGACGTTTCGACTTGAGGCGGCGCTACAGCACCACTATCAGGCGAAGCACAACATGGACATGCCAACCTCCGCTTCGTCTCTGTCTGCTCTCGTCGGCGCGAGCACGACACCAGGGGCTGGCGGTGCCTCCGTGTCCACTCCAGGAGAGCCTGGCGCCAatggtggtggcagtgctGGCGCGTCTGGTGGCGTGCCTGATGTAGCTGCAGACGGTACCGCATTTCCTGCAAACGCTTCTAGCTTCGGTGCTGCGCAGTACGTGCGACAGCAGGAGGGAGCGCTGCCTGACGCTCCGCAGTACCACCTCGATGTGGCCCCGAACGCCccggaggagggcgacatTGCCGCGCACTGGCGTTGCGTGAACATATGTGTGCTGATGGGCGAcgtgcaggaggtggaggaggggtaCGTATTTGAGGATCATGTGCTGCAGTTCACCGTGGCGACCGAGTTTGCTACCCCGGCCCCTGGAGATCCTGACATGGACTTCCACACGGTGCGCGTGTACGGGCACGAGTTTTGGGCCCCACTGAAGGCGGACATGCAGAGTGGCGGCCGCTTTCTCGTCACGGGACGACTGTGTATGGTGCCGCAGTTTGATACGCAGCTGAAGAAGTACTATCACTATCCAGTGATTCAGGTCTTTCCCGGCTCTGGTAACGTGGTGCGCGTTTGA